The following proteins are co-located in the Anomalospiza imberbis isolate Cuckoo-Finch-1a 21T00152 chromosome Z, ASM3175350v1, whole genome shotgun sequence genome:
- the HAUS6 gene encoding HAUS augmin-like complex subunit 6 codes for MAARQVSFGCSTPGAAVGTKWESDHLWLCLLALGFDPKHHRGVRLGRNMFAKPNSKAFSVIALFLFTKLDKCRARQTFKQSESTELPSPKFRKHCCLWLREISQQKKVGFPQITPSTLICPGGAKVVHMLYCFARYVVIENMKKLSVGTGIPSAQAVTWRPRDMYIAKARHRFAYNKLLQILQREDFVFQEYRGKAQILIGEMKRTKSEYAAVQKEFSRKKQNDQNKNDTTERIQKVRSMWTLIVEMLASLKKEKEVVDSVLEHSANPCILDGADVVLSVPGLLTYRIESNISIYVSGDLYEDGKLNFLTFIQLLNEALVILRNECCPCELKELHKVEDMVTSYKKALRELNTNSLRRKQEHCELKHQSIPRKQEIWESKWKTILGHCPFNLILQDDLQPASPFQSFSSSDEDEDSIFYQSFSDNYDYHHEECHETSDGSLETMIDTTLVPSIWSSLVLSSSEASENGDLLIENNLNTCIANKKSVPQKNLKYGKEEFPTSEVEENADENVTQPKSPVKKDYLLGKARDELAEEIAKLVMSESSHSGEEKGMAFDDLISSLSFNPFLTRKPIPRTPENPLTEIKSSWREAIQIEESLDLELSLTEVVTEESSMNATPSMQEEVDSTFVCSEPLSSVSDLGPPVSENKSQINSTESSSQEQMSVSHTFESSDSKTSGIQETESEELDCSALSGSSVKDLSQTSQNVEKSMNIPDTCLKSGSRANTLPLDHCRSFLMDEMLCWNVSALNSVCHETADVGILDETFPESGNMDLSISAGSDSIFYTMDSENLMDGLENNEGIKKSDLDTQSLSNSHEVLKKTASKSEDELHQAHNGDKSQSYRAKLSMIPAEGEENEDDPSMDEEFTKMPLPNSPDESKHSPSSLLVSCQQMDGT; via the exons GAATATGTTTGCTAAACCGAACAGCAAAGCGTTTTCTGTCATTGCCCTCTTCTTGTTTACTAAGCTGGATAAATGCCGTGCAAGACAAACTTTCAA gcAATCTGAATCGACAGAATTACCAAGTCCTAAATTTAGGAAGCACTGCTGTCTGTGGCTAAGAGAAATTTCA CAGCAGAAGAAAGTAGGTTTTCCACAAATTACACCTTCCACACTGATTTGTCCTGGTGGTGCTAAAGTTGTTCACATGCTCTACTGTTTTGCAAGATACGTAGTGATTGAGAACATGAAAAAGCTCTCTGTAG GCACTGGTATACCTTCTGCTCAAGCAGTAACGTGGAGACCTCGGGATATGTACATAGCAAAAGCAAGACACAGATTTGCATACAATAAACTGCTGCAAATTCTTCAAAGGGAAGACTTTGTTTTTCAAGAATATAGGGGAAAAGCACA gatTTTAATTGGAGAAATGAAGCGGACGAAGTCTGAATATGCAGCTGTGCAGAAGGAGTTTAGCAG GAAGAAACAAAAtgaccaaaacaaaaatgacaCAACTGAGAGAATCCAAAAG GTCCGCAGTATGTGGACACTTATAGTGGAAATGCTTGCAtctctgaaaaaggaaaaggaagttgTGGATTCTGTACTTGAACACTCTGCTAACCCATGTATTCTAGATGGAGCTGATGTTGTTTTGAGTGTTCCAGGGTTGTTAACTTACAGAATTGAAAGTAACATATCCATATATGTAAGTG GAGATTTATATGAAGATGGAAAACTGAATTTCCTAACATTTATTCAGTTGCTAAATGAAGCCCTGGTGATATTGAGAAATGAATGTTGTCCTTGTGAATTAAAAGAACTTCACAAAGTTGAGGACATGGTTACGTCCTACAAGAAGGCACTACGGGAGTTGAACACAAATAG TCTAAGAAGAAAGCAAGAGCATTGTGAGCTAAAGCATCAGTCTATTCCCAGAAAACAGGAAATCTGGGAATCGAAGTGGAAAACTATTCTTGGCCATTGTCCTTTTAATTTAATCTTGCAAGATGATCTA caACCAGCTTCACCATTTCAATCTTTTAGTTCTTCAGATGAAGATGAAGATAGTATCTTTTATCAGTCATTTTCAG ATAATTACGACTATCATCATGAAGAATGCCATGAGACAAGTGATGGGTCTTTGGAAACAATGATCGATACAACATTAGTACCCTCAATATG GAGCTCATTGGTGCTGTCGTCGTCAGAAGCATCTGAAAACGGAGACCTGTTAATTGAAAAT AACTTGAATACTTGTATAGCAAATAAAAAATCTGTGCCtcaaaaaaacttaaaatatgGTAAGGAAGAATTCCCTACTTCAGAAGTGGAGGAGAATGCAGATGAAAATGTCACCCAGCCAAAGTCTCCTGTGAAAAAAGATTACCTTCTTGGGAAAGCCAGAGATGAGCTGGCAGAAGAG ATTGCAAAGTTGGTGATGTCTGAGTCATCTCACAGTGGTGAAGAAAAAGGAATGGCATTCGATGATCTCATTAGCTCACTGTCTTTCAACCCATTTTTAACAAGGAAACCAATACCTCGAACTCCAGAAAATCCAC ttactgaaataaaaagttCGTGGAGAGAAGCTATTCAGATTGAGGAGTCATTAGACCTAGAGCTGTCCTTAACTGAAGTGGTGACAGAAGAATCTTCAATGAATGCTACACCCAGTATGCAGGAGGAGGTGGACTCTACCTTTGTGTGCTCTGAACCTCTGTCTTCTGTATCTGACTTGGGTCCTCCTGTATCAGAAAATAAGTCTCAAATAAATTCTACAGAATCTAGTTCTCAGGAGCAGATGAGTGTAAGTCATACATTTGAATCTTCAGATTCAAAAACATCTGGAATTCAAGAAACTGAATCAGAGGAACTAGATTGTTCTGCTTTGAGTGGAAGTTCTGTAAAAGATCTAAGCCAGACTTCGCAAAATGTAGAGAAGAGCATGAATATTCCAGATACTTGTTTGAAAAGTGGTAGTAGAGCAAATACTCTGCCTTTAGACCACTGTCGCAGTTTTCTAATGGATGAGATGCTGTGCTGGAATGTATCTGCGTTAAATTCTGTCTGTCATGAAACTGCTGATGTGGGAATATTGGATGAGACATTTCCAGAATCTGGTAATATGGATCTCAGCATATCTGCAGGCTCAGACTCCATTTTTTATACAATGGACAGTGAAAATTTAATGGATGGCTTGGAAAATAATGAGGGTATTAAAAAATCAGACCTAGATACACAGTCCCTGTCCAACTCACATGAAGTGCTAAAAAAGACTGCATCTAAGAGTGAAGATGAGCTGCATCAAGCACATAATGGAGACAAATCTCAAAGTTATAGAGCTAAACTAAGTATGATACCAgcagaaggagaggaaaatgagGATGATCCTTCCATGGATGAAGAATTTACCAAGATGCCATTGCCAAACTCTCCTGATGAAAGCAAACATTCCCCGTCATCTTTGCTGGTGTCCTGTCAACAGATGGATGGTACATGA